One Pyrus communis chromosome 4, drPyrComm1.1, whole genome shotgun sequence genomic region harbors:
- the LOC137732091 gene encoding inorganic pyrophosphatase TTM2-like has product MAQDMSGADSHQRRQGLLKDQVRLVKRKDSSHYEIAPIQNPLSFEKGFFILIRACQLLAQKNEGIVLVGVAGPSGAGKTIFTEKIVNFMPSVAVISMDNYNDASRIVDGNFDDPRLTDYDTLLQNVNDLKAGKPVEVPVYDFKSSSRTGYRTVEVPSSRIVIIEGIYALSEKLRRYLDLRVSVTGGVHFDLVKRVLRDIQRAGQEPEEIIHQISETVYPMYKAFIEPDLQTAHIKIINKFNPFTGFQSPTYILKSAKNLSADQIKAVFSEDHTEAKEETYDIYLLPPGEDLEACQSYLRMRDKDGKYSLMFEEWVTDNPFVISPRITFEVSVRLLGGLMALGYTIATILKRSSHVFSNDGVCVKIDWLEQLNRRYIQVQGKDRVVVRCVAEQLGLEGSYIPRTYIEQIQLEKLVNEVMALPDDLKTRLSLDEDLVSSPKEALSRASADRVAMRIKNLKSGMSQSYTSQRDKSTSKLTGYSSSSQRFDERNTESSTTLASQGVATQLSEQMSSLNDRMDDFTNRIEELNSKLTMKNSPSQQNMALQAENCNGSVPTSYFISGLGNGSLTGAIMPNSSSSSQVTKESSVVEEMSSVARGQRQIMHQLDNLSNLLRDSMGERPRPVKTNSRKNIVAQPEPLTVPLAATLAVGVLGVIIYKGILTRN; this is encoded by the exons ATGGCTCAAGATATGTCTGGTGCTGATTCACACCAAAGACGGCAAGGCCTTTTAAAAGATCAAGTTCGATTGGTTAAGAGAAAGGATTCTTCTCATTACGAGATTGCACCAATCCAAAATCCTTTGTCATTTGAGAAGGGTTTCTTTATATTAATCCGTGCATGCCAGTTGTTGGCCCAAAAGAATGAAGGAATAGTATTGGTAGGAGTTGCTGGTCCTTCTGGGGCTGGGAAGACTATATTTACAGAAAAGATAGTCAACTTTATGCCCAGCGTTGCTGTCATATCAATGGACAACTACAATGATGCCAGTCGGATTGTCGATGGCAACTTTGATG ATCCACGCTTGACAGACTACGACACATTGCTCCAGAATGTCAATGATTTAAAAGCAGGGAAACCGGTTGAGGTTCCAGTTTATGACTTCAAGTCTAGTTCCCGCACAGGATACCG GACAGTTGAAGTCCCAAGCTCCCGTATTGTGATCATTGAGGGCATCTATGCTTTGAGTGAAAAGTTGCGACGTTATCTGGATCTACGAGTATCAGTCACAGGCGGTGTTCACTTTGACCTTGTCAAAAGGGTTTTACGGGACATACAAAGAGCTGGCCAAGAACCAGAAGAAATAATACATCAAATATCTGAAACT GTATATCCAATGTACAAGGCATTTATTGAGCCAGACCTTCAAACAGCACATATAAAAATTATCAACAAATTTAACCCATTTACTGGATTTCAGAGTCCCACTTACATTTTGAAG TCAGCAAAGAACTTGTCTGCGGATCAAATTAAGGCTGTGTTTTCTGAAGATCACACAGAAGCAAAGGAGGAGACGTATGATATATACCTTCTACCACCTGGTGAAGATCTCGAAGCTTGCCAATCATATCTGAGGATGCGGGATAAAGATGGGAAATATAGTCTAATGTTTGAG GAATGGGTGACAGATAATCCATTTGTTATATCACCAAGAATAACTTTTGAGGTCAGCGTGCGTCTTCTTGGTGGACTAATGGCCTTGGGTTACACCATTGCAACTATCCTTAAAAGGAGCAGCCATGTATTCTCCAACGATGGAGTGTGTGTAAAAATTGATTGGTTAGAGCAACTAAATCGTCGATATATTCAG GTGCAAGGAAAAGATCGGGTAGTTGTAAGATGTGTTGCCGAGCAGCTTGGCTTGGAAGGTTCATACATTCCTCGTACGTACATTGAACAGATTCAACTGGAAAAGCTTGTCAATGAGGTCATG GCTTTGCCAGATGATTTGAAGACGAGGCTTAGCCTAGATGAGGACCTTGTTTCAAGCCCCAAAGAAGCACTTTCCAGAGCCTCTGCAGATAGAGTTGCCATGAGAATTAAGAATCTCAAGAG TGGTATGTCGCAGTCATATACAAGCCAACGGGACAAAAGTACATCTAAGCTTACCGGGTATTCTTCCAGCAGTCAAAGGTTTGATGAGAGAAACACAGAGTCATCAACAACGCTAGCAAGCCAG GGAGTAGCTACTCAGCTTTCAGAACAAATGTCTTCGCTGAATGATAGAATGGATGACTTTACAAATCGAATCGAAGAGCTGAATTCCAAGCTGACCATGAAGAACTCTCCTAGCCAACAAAACATGGCTCTTCAAGCTGAAAACTGCAATGGCTCTGTTCCCACTTCGTATTTCATCTCTGGCTTAGGCAACGGTTCGTTAACTGGGGCGATAATGCCTAATTCCTCCTCTTCCTCACAGGTGACTAAGGAGTCTTCAGTAGTGGAAGAG ATGTCAAGCGTTGCACGGGGACAACGTCAAATCATGCATCAGTTAGACAATCTCAGCAATCTTCTCCGGGATAGTATGGGAGAGAGACCTCGTCCGGTAAAAACTAACAGCAGGAAGAACATCGTAGCCCAACCCGAACCCTTGACAGTTCCTCTTGCAGCAACGCTTGCCGTTGGCGTTCTAGGAGTGATCATATACAAGGGTATCCTAACTAGGAACTGA
- the LOC137731298 gene encoding cytochrome P450 CYP749A22-like, with protein MAFLVSRLQLNRRHKLYKTSNEVEADGTEKIMHNSIREIIKKREEKAAIGDEESFDRCRLISDSNDEKRTSVDECKTIYFAGHETTNTVLAWTVFLLAPHTDCQEEARKEVLQLFGRQNPNPGGIAKLKTVSTIINESLRLYPPIVSTERKVDREVRLGKLIVPANVEVVIPTIAIHHEPEVWGQDVQLFKADRFVQGVAKATNNNIAVFLPFATGPRNCAGMNFATTEVKIVLSMILQRNSSTLSPAYVHSPFQFLTLRPQHGVQVILHPLVNCP; from the exons ATGGCTTTTTTAGTTTCCCGCCTCCAACTGAATCGGAGACACAAG TTGTATAAAACTAGCAACGAGGTTGAAGCCGATGGAACAGAGAAAATAATGCACAACTCCATAAGAGAGATTATtaagaaaagagaagagaaggcAGCGATCGGAGATGAGGAGAGCTTCGATCGCTGCCGTCTCATCTCTGATTCCAATGACGAGAAGAGGACATCAGTGGACGAGTGCAAGACAATTTACTTTGCTGGACATGAAACCACGAATACTGTGCTTGCTTGGACTGTCTTTCTTCTGGCACCCCACACTGATTGTCAAGAGGAAGCAAGAAAGGAGGTACTTCAATTATTTGGCAGACAAAATCCGAATCCTGGTGGCATTGCCAAACTAAAAACAGTAAGTACGATCATCAACGAGTCTCTAAGATTATATCCTCCGATTGTTTCCACCGAGAGGAAGGTCGATAGGGAGGTTCGATTGGGAAAGCTCATTGTTCCTGCCAATGTTGAAGTGGTCATCCCAACTATAGCAATCCACCATGAGCCTGAAGTTTGGGGGCAAGACGTGCAACTTTTCAAAGCCGACCGCTTTGTGCAAGGAGTTGCCAAAGCTACTAACAATAACATAGCCGTATTCTTACCCTTTGCAACGGGACCTCGAAATTGCGCGGGCATGAACTTTGCAACCACTGAAGTGAAGATTGTTCTGTCGATGATTTTACAACGCAACAGCTCCACTCTTTCCCCTGCTTATGTCCACTCTCCCTTTCAGTTCCTCACGCTTCGCCCGCAACATGGAGTGCAAGTAATTCTACACCCTCTTGTGAACTGCCCATAA
- the LOC137730837 gene encoding F-box/FBD/LRR-repeat protein At1g13570-like, producing MGDFSGCDLISNLPQSIIESILTRLPIRDAVRTSSLSRKWRYKWTTITHLSFDEKCVTLSNDRALVEKSLIDFVTRALFLHQGPIHKFQLSTSYLQSCSDIDQWILFLSRNDIKELVLELGEGEWFRVPSCLFYCKKLTRLELFRCELDPPPSFKGFLCLKSLNLHQVLVTPDAIGSLISSCPLLESLALSYFDSLALNIRAPNLKYLCLEGEFKDICLENTPLLVAMSVAMYMTDDIAEHFEQSSNCNFIKFLGGIPLLERLVGHIYFTKYLSIGNDLGILPITYNRLKIIELYQVSFEDMNEILVVLRLITSAPNLKELQISGSSNALAAIEASDLDFWEKQCPSVCTFRRLKVVKMTDMSGVPHEMEFIKFLLKKSPVLEMMSITPCAYGLEGRMKMLIELVRFKRASPEAEVIFIQD from the exons ATGGGAGATTTTTCGGGTTGTGATTTGATAAGCAATTTGCCTCAGAGCATTATAGAGAGCATTCTTACGCGTCTCCCGATCAGAGACGCTGTAAGAACTAGCAGCTTATCAAGGAAGTGGAGATACAAATGGACTACTATCACTCATCTTTCATTCGATGAAAAATGTGTCACTCTATCCAATGACCGAGCTCTTGTTGAGAAAAGCCTCATAGATTTTGTTACTCGAGCTCTCTTTCTTCACCAAGGACCCATTCACAAGTTCCAGCTTTCGACTTCTTATTTGCAGAGTTGCTCGGATATTGATCAATGGATACTTTTCCTTTCGAGGAACGATATCAAAGAGTTGGTTCTTGAGTTGGGAGAAGGTGAGTGGTTTAGGGTGCCTTCATGCCTTTTTTACTGTAAAAAGTTGACCCGTCTGGAGCTATTTCGCTGCGAGTTGGATCCGCCTCCTTCTTTTAAAGGATTTTTGTGTTTGAAGAGCCTCAATCTTCATCAGGTTTTGGTTACTCCTGATGCAATCGGAAGTCTTATTTCCAGTTGCCCTCTACTTGAGAGTCTGGCTTTGTCGTACTTCGATAGCTTAGCTCTAAACATCCGCGCTCCAAATCTCAAATACTTGTGTCTTGAAGGCGAATTTAAGGATATCTGTCTTGAAAATACTCCGCTTTTGGTTGCCATGTCTGTTGCTATGTATATGACTGATGACATTGCTGAGCACTTTGAGCAAAGTTCAAATTGCAATTTTATCAAGTTTCTTGGTGGCATTCCACTTCTTGAGAGGCTTGTTGGGCATATCTACTTTACGAAG TATTTGAGTATAGGTAATGACCTAGGAATTCTTCCGATTACTTACAATCGTTTAAAGATTATCGAATTATATCAAGTAAGTTTCGAAGATATGAATGAGATACTAGTTGTTCTTCGCTTGATTACGAGCGCTCCCAACTTAAAGGAACTTCAAATCTCG GGATCTTCAAATGCTTTAGCAGCAATAGAAGCGTCCGACTTGGATTTCTGGGAGAAACAATGCCCTTCCGTCTGCACATTCCGAAGGCTTAAAGTTGTGAAGATGACAGATATGTCTGGAGTGCCACATGAGATGGAATTCATCAAGTTTTTGTTGAAGAAATCGCCTGTGCTTGAGATGATGAGCATCACGCCTTGCGCGTATGGTTTGGAAGGGCGGATGAAGATGTTGATTGAGTTGGTGAGGTTTAAACGGGCATCTCCTGAAGCAGAAGTTATCTTCATCCAAGATTAG